The genome window AAGAAAGTTCAAACCCTTCGCCCGATGTGTCGTTATCGGCAAACCAGGCATTAAGCGCAACCGCAGTTAATGCAAGCAGCTCCATTAGTCCGGCACCGTTAAACCTCAGAACTGCCGGTAATTTTACCATATTAAGTGAAACGGGGATCTCCACTACCGGGGTTACGGCCATTAAAGGCGATATTGGCGTGAGCCCCATATCCTCAACGGCCATAACCGGATTTGGACTGGTAATGGATGCCACTAACCAGTTCTCTGCAACACCTATTGTAACCGGGAAAGTTTACGGGCCCAACTACGCGCCACCTACCCCTTCAAAAATGACCACAGCTGTTAGTGATATGAAAACCGCATTTACTACAGCAAATGGTTTGATCTTCCCTGCACCTATTGTTCAAAAGTATGCAGGAAACATCAGCGGCCAGACTTTACATCCGGGGTTGTATAAATGGAGCACAGGCGTTTTAATAACCAACGTAGGCGTTGTATTAAGCGGCGGACCAAATGATGTGTGGGTGTTCCAGATTGCGCAAAACCTTACGGTTAATAACGGTGCTACTATTACCTTAAAGGGCGGTGCACAAGCTAAAAATATCTTTTGGGTAGTGTCAGGTAAAGCTACGCTCGGAACAACTGTTAATTTCAGCGGCAATATCCTGAGTAAAACGCTGATCTCGCTCAATACGGGCGCTAAAGTTACCGGCAAATTATTGGCGCAAACAGCAGTTACATTAATTGCTAATACTGTTCACCCTTAATCATATTTCGGGGTATTATACCAGGAAGGATCTTAAACAAAAAACGCCGTGAAATATTATTTCGCGGCGTTTTTTGTTTATGTGTATATAATGTTAAGCTTTTTAGCCCTCCTTGTGCGCAGCAAAGGGACGGCAGGTCCAGCGAAGCGTCGACCGGGTGAGTAAATCTGCGCGCGATGTTCACGCAACCGGCTTAACATAACGACTCGGAATGTGCCAAACACCCAATCATTGCGCATATCCAGCCCATATTGCGGCATTTTCCCTTACCTTTACCCGCATGTCAGCATCACCTGTAAAAGTCCTTTTCTTTTCGGCAAAGCCTTATGATATCGCCTCGTTTAACCAGCATAATGCCAGTTATGGCTTTGAGCTGGAGTACTTGGAAACACACCTCGGCCCGCACATTGTTAATGCGGTTGACCAGGGTACCTTTGCAGTTTGTGTGTTTGTAAACGACAAGCTGACAACCGAAGTAATAGCAATATTGGCAGCCAAAGGTGCAAAGGTAATTGCATTGCGCTGTGCCGGGTTTAATAATGTACAGCTGGAAGCGGCAAAAAAGTACGGGATAACGGTGTGCCGCGTGCCGGCGTATTCGCCCGAAGCGGTGGCAGAACATGCGGTAGCTATGCTGTTAACGCTCGTCCGCAAAACCCACAAAGCCTATAACCGGGTAAGGGAACAAAACTTTTCGCTCAACGGACTTTTAGGTTTTAACCTGCATGGAAAAACAGTGGGGGTTATAGGTACCGGGCGAATCGGGAAGGCCTTCTGTAAAATTATGCTGGGCTTTGGGTGCAAAGTACTGGCATTCGACCTGTTTAAGGATGAGGAAATGGTTGCTGCCGGTGTACAATATACCACCTTTGACGATGTGCTGCGGCAGGCAGATATCCTATCGCTGCATTGCCCGCTTACACCCGATAACCGTTATTTGATTAACCAGGACAGCCTCGGCAAAATGAAACAGGGAGCCACTTTGATTAACACCAGCCGGGGAGCGCTGATTGATACTCACGCTGTTATCGGAGCTTTAAAAACGGGCCGACTGGCTAACCTTGGCATCGATGTTTACGAGCAGGAGGAACGCTTGTTTTTTAAAGACCTTTCAGGAAGTATCATTGAAGACGACACCATACAGCGGCTGCTGAGTTTCCCAAATGTGCTGGTTACCGGCCACCAGGCCTTTTTTACCGAAGATGCGCTGTCGCAGATTGCCGAAACAACACTGGCCAGCATTCATAAATTAAGCAAAGGGCTAACACCTGACGACGCGCTGATTGTACAAATTTAATTGGCGATGCCGCCCGGCAAAGCAGAGCAGTTTTTTATTTAGAGACAAGCAGAATGGTTGTTGTGTTTTAGGATATGCGGATGATTGATTTTATCAGAACTTATTTTTACCGTTATGCAAATTAGCGGGAATTTCAGATGTTATAATAACGCCAAACTCCTTATCGGTAACACCATAATCTTTTATTAACTGCTGCTTTGTTATTATCTGTAACCCTTTAAAAATTGTATTGTTAATTGCTGCAAGGTCGCCTTCATAGTTTTCTTTCAGTACCCTTTTGTTAAGTATGTACTGGATATGTACATCACTTTCAACGGTAGGTACAAGTTTGCCATATTGATCTGATTTCGACTTAAAATAATTCCAGTACTTATTTTTGGCGAAGTCTTTGGTTTCGATATAGATGAGCCCGTTTTTTGCTGCTGGTCCCATTCTTTTTATCGCACTTGAATCTTTATATACGGTAACCGAAGCAATTTCCTCAGGCCTGTAATTCTGTAATACGTGTTTATTAACTCTTACGCTATCAATAAAAAAAACCGGGTCGGTAGCACTCTCTTCAAAAACAATTTCCGGCATGTCTTTTTTAAGGCTGTAGCACGACATCATTAAATCAACCGCCTGAACAGGCTTGTTCATATAATAAGCCTCATCAATTGGGAATTGTGGCTTTTTATTTGGATCGATTTTAACATAAAAAGAAATGGTATCATTTGAGAAATTCCAGTACCCGGAACAACCCCTTGATCCCCATTTATCTTTAAGTTGAGGATATAATTTTATTAAATCTTTTAAAAGCAGGTTGCTTAAATCAATAACTTGCCCATCGGGCAAACGCCCTTTAAATTGCCTGGTTAACCTGATCTTGCTCACGTAGTTTGATTCCTGGTCTTTTTGAAAGATAAGGCCGGGTTGTTTGCCAGAACTATAACCAGTGCCGGCTACATATCGTGAATCCTGCCCATAGCAACCTTTGGCAAGGTCCATTTCCTCCACGTCAACTTGTTTTAAATCGGTGTTTGCCTGTTTTAGATCTGACAGTGTAGTTTTACAAAGGCAGAAACCGTTAATGGTTATTTTTTTTGCCAGCGTATCCGGGATTTGTGCTTTTGCAAGTGTAGGCAATAATAATATGGTGATAAGGAGGGTTTTCAAGTTCATTGTGCTAATTTATAACCTTTATCATACATATTATATTTCCCCCAACGAATTCCAAATCAGCTGCAGTGCCTTCTGACGTAAGCTCTCATCGCCTTTTACCATATCAATTACCAGCTGTTGTTTCCGCTTCAGGTATTTCTTTGCGTGTTCGCGGTCATATTGCATTACCCAGTCAATATTGTATATCAGGTCGCAATATTTAACGGTTTGCGCGGCCGGGCTGATCGTCGCCAGCCGTGCAGCTTCGCGTTCTTTGCGTTCCTTTTTGCCCAAACCTGGATAGGCAGCGGCTGTAAAAAAATCTGTGAGTTCCTGTACGCAGGCGGCAATATGGCCGGCTTCGCTATCCGCGTATCCAAAGCCAATCAGCGTTGCAATTAATTCCCCCGGCGTAATAGCGAGATCTTCAAAAATATCATGACAAAGGCCGATCTCGTAGCCCAGGTTAGTAGCCTTTCCGGCTTGTTCAGCCACGAACTGTAAATGGATGAAATAGGGTTTGTATGTGCTTTTTAGTAACCTGCCCTCATATTTCTTCTTCACCCAATGGGTTAATTGTTCGGCAGGCGTCATTTAAGTTTGTCCAGCTTAAAATAACCTAAATGAACCTCGTCATCCGGTAGCGCTGTGCCGTCGCCAATAACAATCCGATATTTTTCTTTGAAAGTTGGTGAAAGCAGGTCTTCTATTTGATGGATATTATCTACATCCACACCATATTTTTCATCAATGTGCGCTGTAGCAATACCTTTTAGCGAATTGGTTTTAAAGAACAAGCTTTTTTTGGATTCCTGTACGGCCAGTGCACGGGTTTGCTGCACGGTAAGTACGATATAGTGTTGCTCTTCCAGTTTGTCGGTGGTGTAGCCGCCAAGGTTCAGGAAAAATAATTTGTTTGCCGATGGCGGGATCTCATCGTCCTGCAAAACTACCTTCACCGAAAAATTGTCAACTTTAGCCACTTCGCGCCAGCCGTCCACATGCAGGGTGGTACCTGCTTCGGGCCAAAAGGCTCTCAGGTCGGGTACCAGGTCCTTCAGCTCATTCGCAATTCCGAAGAAATAATCATGCTGCTCAATATTTCGTCCCGGCGCTTCGGCACCTAATAATAACAAATACAATTTCATGCTGACAGTCGCTTAATAATGGTGGATGAAGCTTCCTCGCTAAAATCCAACCCGGAGTAATCGGGATTATAGCCGCCAATATACGGAACCGCCATGATATAGATCCGGTTATTAAAAGCGCCGTACGCGTCAACCACCTGGAAATGGTCGTTAATGGTGATACCCGAAACCTTTAAATAGTAGTCCCCGTGTTGATCGCGGGTCACGTCTTTTCCTTCGGCCATTGCCTTTTCCCCTTCTTCGGCCGAGCGAAATTTAAGCCGCGCGGGGGTAATGGTCCTCGCGGTAAGTAAGCTTTTAAACGGAAATTCCTCGAAGGCTAAATGCGGCTGACCTACACAATCTATAAAAGTATTGAAATGCACAGCTTGCTCGGTTCCGCCTTCATCGGTATAATGGTAAACGGCGCCACCTTCGGGCGATGGTTCAACCCGGCTGTCATCTCCAACCGGCACCAGGTCCAACACGCCCGCCTGGTGCAGTGCCAGTAATTCTTCGCTCGAACTTTGCGGAATATAGGCGATTACAATAGAAATGAGCGGCGACAGTGATTTTTGCAGCCTTTGCATATCCTCGGCAGACAGATGCTTGGCAGGATAGTTCAGCGCGAAGCTCAATACGCCCAGCATTTCTTTCCAGTAAACCGATTCCCTGCGCCTGATGGATTTTTCTGCTTCGGCATATTCTGCTTTGAGCAACTGAAATGGATCCAGGCGCTCCCGCAGCTCCATCATGGCGGCAACAAATTCTTCCAGCTTTAGGTGTTTAATGCGTTCGTAAAATTCAGGTTGCTTTTCGCGGATCGGGGCCTTAAAATCTCTTTCAAAAATATAATCCAGCGATAAAAAGCCCTGGTTGGCAGCAATGTGCGCCGCTATCTCTTCTTTGCTCAGCAGCGAGTTGTTCGATAAATGGGAATCGTCCAAATGAAACCGTACCGCTGGCAGCATCCCGTTACGGGTATGCAACACCATTTTAAAGTTTGGGCTCTGCTCTGAAAGCTTATAGGACAGGATACCATTTTCTTTTTTTTCATAGGTCCCGTTATGCCGCGAGAGCGTACGGATGGCATCTACAGCGGTAAGCGAGGAGCCTTTAATAGCTACCGGGTGGTCCAGCTGCAGCGCCAGTTTTATTGGCGGGTAAGGCGAATCAAAATAATTGGGCACTATGCCCTCGTACTTGTGCGGCCAGTTGTGCCCGGTACAAATGATCAGTTGGTCAAACTCAAAACGTTCGTTGCCAGCTATTTCAACCGTGACTATTTCCTTCTCCGGGTGATCGATCAGGTCCGTTACGTTGCTGTCGTAACGGATCTCATAATCTATGCCTTTTTCCCGGGCCAGCTTTTGCAGCAGGTCGAACTGGGCGGTAAGGTATTGGCCGAACAGCAGGCGCGGCAATACTTTATA of Mucilaginibacter xinganensis contains these proteins:
- a CDS encoding ice-binding family protein, which translates into the protein MSKNRHLIENSIQGFHARSNFKVLVPVCSIVLLLFVLTTACNKESSNPSPDVSLSANQALSATAVNASSSISPAPLNLRTAGNFTILSETGISTTGVTAIKGDIGVSPISSTAITGFGLVMDATNQFSATPIVTGKVYGPNYAPPTPSKMTTAVSDMKTAFTTANGLIFPAPIVQKYAGNISGQTLHPGLYKWSTGVLITNVGVVLSGGPNDVWVFQIAQNLTVNNGATITLKGGAQAKNIFWVVSGKATLGTTVNFSGNILSKTLISLNTGAKVTGKLLAQTAVTLIANTVHP
- a CDS encoding 2-hydroxyacid dehydrogenase, which produces MSASPVKVLFFSAKPYDIASFNQHNASYGFELEYLETHLGPHIVNAVDQGTFAVCVFVNDKLTTEVIAILAAKGAKVIALRCAGFNNVQLEAAKKYGITVCRVPAYSPEAVAEHAVAMLLTLVRKTHKAYNRVREQNFSLNGLLGFNLHGKTVGVIGTGRIGKAFCKIMLGFGCKVLAFDLFKDEEMVAAGVQYTTFDDVLRQADILSLHCPLTPDNRYLINQDSLGKMKQGATLINTSRGALIDTHAVIGALKTGRLANLGIDVYEQEERLFFKDLSGSIIEDDTIQRLLSFPNVLVTGHQAFFTEDALSQIAETTLASIHKLSKGLTPDDALIVQI
- a CDS encoding DUF1543 domain-containing protein is translated as MKLYLLLLGAEAPGRNIEQHDYFFGIANELKDLVPDLRAFWPEAGTTLHVDGWREVAKVDNFSVKVVLQDDEIPPSANKLFFLNLGGYTTDKLEEQHYIVLTVQQTRALAVQESKKSLFFKTNSLKGIATAHIDEKYGVDVDNIHQIEDLLSPTFKEKYRIVIGDGTALPDDEVHLGYFKLDKLK
- a CDS encoding FAD/NAD(P)-binding protein produces the protein MENKKHIAIIGGGPSGLFMFKRLVESGRTDLAITIFERKKKLGAGMPYSAEGANDEHITNVSGNEIPLLVTPLARWIKNVPKDTLDKFHIDPKRFNEYKVLPRLLFGQYLTAQFDLLQKLAREKGIDYEIRYDSNVTDLIDHPEKEIVTVEIAGNERFEFDQLIICTGHNWPHKYEGIVPNYFDSPYPPIKLALQLDHPVAIKGSSLTAVDAIRTLSRHNGTYEKKENGILSYKLSEQSPNFKMVLHTRNGMLPAVRFHLDDSHLSNNSLLSKEEIAAHIAANQGFLSLDYIFERDFKAPIREKQPEFYERIKHLKLEEFVAAMMELRERLDPFQLLKAEYAEAEKSIRRRESVYWKEMLGVLSFALNYPAKHLSAEDMQRLQKSLSPLISIVIAYIPQSSSEELLALHQAGVLDLVPVGDDSRVEPSPEGGAVYHYTDEGGTEQAVHFNTFIDCVGQPHLAFEEFPFKSLLTARTITPARLKFRSAEEGEKAMAEGKDVTRDQHGDYYLKVSGITINDHFQVVDAYGAFNNRIYIMAVPYIGGYNPDYSGLDFSEEASSTIIKRLSA